A genomic segment from Microbulbifer elongatus encodes:
- the ypfJ gene encoding KPN_02809 family neutral zinc metallopeptidase → MRWREGRRSSNVEDRRGQRSPGGGGTGGLGNLLALAPFLLRSKKGWLILLVLAALYYFGGNLFSGMPGTESPSLGPDTQTTPGAPAADDEVAQFVSVVLGTTEDVWGQIFQQAGSQYSAPKLVLYTDAVRSACGLSSAAVGPFYCPGDQKVYLDLSFLNELKKLGAPGDFAFAYVIAHEVGHHVQNLQGISSKVQQARMQADKVTANRLSVMLELQADCYAGVWAFYANRDKQMLEPGDVEEGLRAAAAVGDDHLQRRAGRAVSPDAFTHGSAEQRAHWFQQGFSTGDVNKCNTFAALSGQ, encoded by the coding sequence ATGCGCTGGCGTGAAGGTCGCAGAAGTTCGAACGTTGAAGATCGTCGCGGGCAGCGCTCTCCCGGTGGTGGTGGCACAGGCGGCCTGGGCAACCTGCTGGCTCTGGCACCGTTTTTACTGCGCAGCAAAAAAGGCTGGCTGATCCTGCTGGTGCTGGCGGCACTCTATTACTTCGGCGGCAACCTGTTCAGCGGCATGCCGGGCACGGAGTCCCCGAGCCTCGGACCGGATACCCAGACAACCCCCGGTGCACCAGCGGCCGACGATGAGGTGGCGCAGTTTGTCTCGGTAGTTCTGGGTACCACCGAGGATGTATGGGGGCAGATATTCCAACAGGCGGGGTCACAGTATTCTGCCCCCAAACTGGTGCTCTATACGGATGCGGTGCGCTCGGCCTGCGGCCTCAGTTCGGCTGCGGTAGGGCCTTTTTACTGCCCCGGCGACCAGAAGGTGTATCTGGATTTGAGCTTTCTGAACGAGCTGAAGAAGCTGGGCGCACCCGGAGATTTCGCCTTCGCGTATGTGATTGCCCACGAGGTGGGTCACCACGTACAGAACCTGCAGGGCATCTCATCCAAAGTACAGCAGGCGCGGATGCAGGCGGACAAGGTCACGGCGAACCGTCTGTCAGTAATGCTGGAGCTGCAGGCAGACTGCTACGCAGGTGTGTGGGCTTTCTACGCCAACCGTGACAAGCAGATGCTGGAGCCCGGCGATGTAGAAGAGGGCCTGCGTGCAGCTGCAGCCGTGGGCGACGACCACCTGCAACGCCGCGCCGGCCGCGCCGTCTCCCCCGACGCCTTCACCCACGGCAGCGCCGAACAACGGGCCCACTGGTTCCAACAGGGGTTCTCCACCGGTGACGTCAACAAGTGCAATACCTTTGCGGCACTGTCTGGGCAATGA
- a CDS encoding peptidylprolyl isomerase yields MPRATARHILVESEAQCQDLKKQIEDGADFGKIAQQYSKCPSGRNGGDLGEFGQGQMVPEFDKVVFNDELNKVHGPVKTQFGYHLLEVTSRTD; encoded by the coding sequence GTGCCAAGAGCAACAGCCCGCCACATTCTGGTAGAAAGCGAAGCCCAGTGTCAGGATCTGAAAAAGCAAATTGAAGACGGCGCCGATTTCGGAAAAATTGCCCAGCAATATTCCAAATGCCCCTCCGGCCGCAATGGTGGCGATCTGGGTGAATTTGGCCAGGGCCAGATGGTGCCGGAATTCGACAAGGTGGTTTTCAACGATGAGCTGAACAAGGTACACGGCCCGGTGAAAACCCAGTTTGGTTATCACCTGTTGGAAGTTACCAGCCGTACGGATTAA